A genomic region of Pseudomonas sp. KU43P contains the following coding sequences:
- a CDS encoding PolC-type DNA polymerase III: MSLFAWLRPVSVPLDDAVRERLSRLPKPAPLGVCSLREQRWVVLDLETSGLNPNRDQVLSIGAVAIEDGAIDFSQQFERTLHRPTQKTNASVLIHGLGPSALAAGCDPAEALLDLLEFIGTSPVLAFHAPFDQRMLARALKESLGHRLQQHFLDVAELAPMLNPDTVLREAGLDDWVARFGLQIEERHHASADAQVTAELALILLSQARRQQLDSPLQLEQRVRGWRRRKLQSHGL; encoded by the coding sequence ATGAGCCTGTTCGCCTGGCTGCGCCCGGTCAGCGTGCCGCTCGACGATGCCGTGCGCGAACGACTGTCGCGCTTGCCCAAGCCAGCGCCGTTGGGCGTATGTTCATTGCGCGAGCAACGCTGGGTGGTGCTCGACCTGGAAACCAGCGGCCTGAACCCCAATCGAGATCAGGTACTGTCGATCGGCGCCGTGGCCATCGAAGACGGTGCCATCGACTTTTCCCAGCAATTCGAGCGCACCCTGCACCGGCCGACGCAGAAGACCAACGCCAGCGTGCTGATCCACGGGCTGGGGCCCAGTGCCCTGGCTGCGGGATGTGACCCCGCTGAAGCCCTGCTCGACCTGCTCGAGTTCATCGGTACCAGCCCGGTACTGGCCTTCCATGCGCCGTTCGATCAACGCATGCTGGCCCGGGCATTGAAGGAAAGCCTTGGTCACCGGCTACAGCAGCATTTTCTCGACGTGGCCGAGCTGGCCCCGATGCTCAACCCCGATACCGTATTGCGCGAGGCCGGGCTGGACGACTGGGTCGCGCGCTTCGGCCTGCAGATCGAAGAACGCCACCATGCCAGCGCCGATGCGCAGGTGACGGCGGAGCTGGCCCTGATTCTCCTGAGCCAGGCGCGCCGGCAGCAGCTCGATAGCCCGTTGCAACTGGAACAGCGCGTGCGTGGGTGGCGGCGGCGCAAATTGCAGAGCCACGGCCTTTGA
- a CDS encoding putative nucleotidyltransferase substrate binding domain-containing protein: MSKKDAYSQAGRTAVLQNIQGTLQFLQRFPPFNQMEHSHLGFLVEQCQLRFYASGESILKPADGPVEHFYIVKQGRVVGERQHLVKPGVETTFEITSGECFPLAALLGERATRTEHLAGEDTFCLQLNKSAFIRLFSMSDVFRDFALRGVSSLLEQVNQQVRQRAVETLGTQYSLNTPLGELAMRHPVVCTPDTPLRDAVRLMHEQQVGSIVVVDPKRYPVGIFTLRDLRQVVAEADADLGAPIDRHMTAKPFYLSPQATAFDGAMAMTERHIAHVCLVENQRLCGVVSERDLFSLQRVDLVHLARTIRHAPRLDTLVSLRGEIGQLVERMLAHGASSTQITQIITLLNDHTVCRVIELALAERGDPGVPFSWLCFGSEGRREQTLHTDQDNGILFDAADSTEAEAIRTRLLPLAQYINQCLAQCGFTLCKGNVMAGNPELCLSRTEWARRFAGFIREASPENLLGSSIYFDLRVVWGDEQGCEQLRQNLLEHVADNRIFQRMMADNALRQRPPVGRLREFVLTRQGNDKAATLDLKVQGLTPFVDGARLLALANGIGACNTLERLRQLVDKGVIEALDGAAYEEAYHFIQQTRMQQHQRQTRDNLPYSNRLDPDSLNHLDRRILRESLRQAQRLQSSLALRYQL, encoded by the coding sequence ATGAGCAAAAAGGACGCCTACAGCCAGGCGGGCAGGACCGCGGTCCTGCAGAACATTCAGGGCACACTGCAGTTCCTGCAGCGCTTCCCCCCGTTCAACCAGATGGAGCACAGCCATCTGGGCTTTCTGGTGGAACAATGCCAGCTGCGGTTCTACGCCAGCGGGGAAAGCATCCTCAAACCCGCCGATGGCCCTGTCGAGCACTTCTACATCGTCAAGCAGGGCCGGGTAGTCGGCGAGCGCCAGCACCTGGTCAAGCCGGGCGTGGAAACCACCTTCGAGATCACCAGCGGCGAATGCTTCCCGCTGGCTGCCCTGCTTGGCGAACGCGCCACCCGCACCGAGCACCTGGCCGGCGAAGACACCTTCTGCCTGCAATTGAACAAGTCTGCCTTCATCCGCCTGTTCTCGATGTCGGATGTGTTTCGAGATTTTGCACTGCGTGGTGTCAGCAGCCTGCTCGAACAGGTCAATCAGCAAGTGCGCCAGCGTGCGGTGGAAACCCTCGGTACCCAGTACTCGCTGAACACGCCACTCGGCGAGCTGGCCATGCGTCACCCGGTGGTCTGCACGCCGGATACTCCGCTGCGTGACGCCGTGCGGCTGATGCACGAGCAGCAGGTCGGCAGCATCGTGGTGGTCGACCCGAAGCGCTACCCGGTGGGCATCTTCACCCTGCGCGACCTGCGCCAGGTGGTGGCCGAAGCCGACGCCGACCTGGGCGCGCCGATCGACCGGCACATGACCGCCAAGCCGTTCTACCTCAGCCCGCAAGCCACGGCCTTCGACGGGGCCATGGCGATGACCGAACGGCACATCGCCCACGTCTGCCTGGTAGAAAACCAGCGCCTGTGTGGCGTGGTGTCGGAACGCGATCTGTTTTCCCTGCAACGTGTCGACCTGGTGCATCTGGCGCGCACCATCCGCCACGCACCACGCCTGGACACCCTGGTTTCGCTGCGTGGCGAAATCGGTCAGCTGGTCGAGCGCATGCTCGCCCACGGCGCCTCCTCGACCCAGATCACACAGATCATCACCCTGCTCAACGACCATACCGTATGCCGGGTGATCGAGCTGGCCTTGGCTGAGCGCGGCGACCCCGGCGTGCCCTTCAGTTGGCTGTGCTTTGGCAGCGAAGGCCGCCGCGAACAGACCCTGCACACCGACCAGGACAACGGCATCCTGTTCGACGCCGCCGACAGCACCGAGGCCGAGGCCATTCGCACCCGCCTGCTGCCGCTGGCGCAGTACATCAACCAGTGCCTTGCCCAGTGTGGCTTTACCCTGTGCAAGGGCAACGTCATGGCCGGCAACCCCGAGCTGTGCCTGTCGCGCACCGAATGGGCACGGCGTTTCGCCGGTTTCATCCGCGAGGCCAGCCCGGAGAACCTGCTTGGTTCGAGCATCTACTTCGACCTGCGCGTGGTCTGGGGCGACGAACAGGGTTGCGAACAGCTGCGCCAGAACCTGCTTGAACACGTGGCCGACAACCGTATCTTCCAACGCATGATGGCCGACAACGCCCTGCGCCAGCGGCCACCGGTGGGCCGCCTGCGCGAATTCGTGCTGACCCGTCAGGGCAACGACAAGGCCGCCACCCTCGACCTCAAGGTCCAGGGCCTGACCCCCTTCGTCGATGGTGCCCGGCTGCTGGCCCTGGCCAATGGCATTGGCGCCTGCAACACCCTGGAGCGCCTGCGTCAGCTGGTCGACAAAGGCGTCATCGAAGCACTCGACGGCGCCGCCTACGAAGAGGCCTACCACTTCATCCAGCAAACCCGCATGCAGCAACACCAGCGGCAGACCCGCGACAACCTGCCTTACTCCAATCGCCTCGACCCGGACAGCCTCAACCATCTGGACCGGCGCATCCTGCGCGAGTCGCTGCGCCAGGCCCAGCGCCTGCAGAGCAGCCTGGCCCTGCGGTACCAGTTATGA
- a CDS encoding response regulator, with amino-acid sequence MVEHDDILSDAEREALAVVSAPVAPKPVVLVVDDNPVNSEALCLYLKSRGIDCMIADGAQEAMFKLHYEPRIALMITDLRMEPKDGLDLIRQVRESERAALSIIVVSGDTDVKEAVDVMHLGVVDFLLKPVDLGKLLGLVKKELKID; translated from the coding sequence ATGGTTGAGCATGACGACATCCTGAGTGACGCGGAGCGTGAAGCATTGGCCGTGGTGAGTGCGCCGGTTGCACCGAAACCCGTGGTGCTGGTGGTTGACGACAATCCGGTGAACAGCGAGGCGCTGTGCCTGTACCTGAAGAGCAGGGGCATCGACTGCATGATTGCCGACGGCGCTCAGGAGGCGATGTTCAAGCTGCACTATGAGCCGCGAATTGCCCTGATGATCACCGATCTGCGCATGGAACCCAAGGATGGCCTGGACCTGATACGGCAGGTGCGTGAATCGGAGCGGGCTGCGTTGTCGATCATCGTGGTGTCGGGTGACACCGATGTGAAAGAGGCGGTGGACGTGATGCACCTGGGGGTGGTGGATTTCCTGCTCAAGCCGGTGGACCTGGGCAAGTTGCTGGGGCTGGTGAAGAAGGAGTTGAAGATCGACTAG